The following proteins are encoded in a genomic region of Cryptomeria japonica chromosome 11, Sugi_1.0, whole genome shotgun sequence:
- the LOC131041221 gene encoding WAT1-related protein At5g07050 isoform X1 has translation MEKYKPYIFMVIVQTAYAGLIIISKAALNNGLSCFVLVFYRHVVASVLLAPLAYFLERKTRPSITIYSSCMIFLLALCGTTIQQNLYLAGLKYASPTFGSALGNVIPAMTFVMAVLFRLEKVRIKTRAGQAKVLGTLICTIGALVMTVYKGSVIPKLWSPPIHQKHHLNKVHEDWIKGSILMMTSYIAWCTWFILQAKIIKFYPAQMSLITLMCFAASLQSGVAALIFERKLSAWALGWNLQLLTVVYAGIVISVLAYCMQMWCIGKKGPVFVAMFSPVVLLIVAILSPAVLDEQLYSGSLEGGILVVVGLYTVLWGKKRDMKDDGKLLPMESLPESISNEVKQGSMQSKEREHINII, from the exons ATGGAGAAATATAAGCCCTATATATTCATGGTTATTGTGCAGACTGCTTATGCTGGTCTCATCATAATCTCTAAGGCTGCCCTAAATAATGGATTAAGTTGTTTTGTTCTGGTGTTTTACAGGCATGTGGTTGCTTCTGTGCTTCTGGCTCCTCTTGCATATTTCCTTGAAAG GAAGACTCGGCCATCCATCACCATTTACAGCTCCTGCATGATTTTCTTGCTTGCTCTATGTGG GACAACTATCCAACAAAATCTCTACTTGGCAGGACTGAAATATGCTTCTCCAACATTTGGATCTGCGTTAGGGAATGTCATTCCTGCAATGACCTTTGTCATGGCTGTTTTGTTCAG ATTGGAAAAAGTTAGGATCAAAACCCGGGCAGGACAAGCAAAGGTTTTGGGTACCTTGATCTGCACAATTGGAGCATTAGTTATGACTGTGTACAAGGGTTCTGTTATACCCAAGCTCTGGTCTCCTCCTATTCATCAAAAGCACCATCTTAATAAAGTTCACGAGGATTGGATAAAAGGTTCTATTCTAATGATGACCAGCTATATTGCATGGTGCACATGGTTtattcttcag GCTAAAATCATAAAGTTTTATCCGGCTCAAATGTCACTGATAACGTTGATGTGTTTTGCTGCCTCACTGCAATCAGGCGTGGCAGCCTTAATTTTTGAACGAAAGCTTTCTGCCTGGGCTTTGGGCTGGAACCTTCAACTATTGACTGTTGTCTATGCT GGAATAGTGATTTCAGTGCTTGCATACTGCATGCAAATGTGGTGCATCGGCAAAAAAGGGCCAGTTTTTGTAGCTATGTTCTCTCCTGTAGTCTTGCTAATAGTTGCCATTTTGTCACCTGCTGTTCTAGATGAACAACTGTATTCTGGAAG TCTAGAAGGAGGGATTTTGGTTGTTGTAGGTCTTTATACAGTGCTATGGGGGAAGAAGAGGGATATGAAGGATGATGGTAAGCTGCTACCAATGGAAAGTCTACCAGAAAGTATCTCAAATGAGGTCAAACAAGGATCCATGCAATCAAAGGAAAGAGAGCATATAAATATCATATGA
- the LOC131041221 gene encoding WAT1-related protein At5g07050 isoform X2, translating to MIFLLALCGTTIQQNLYLAGLKYASPTFGSALGNVIPAMTFVMAVLFRLEKVRIKTRAGQAKVLGTLICTIGALVMTVYKGSVIPKLWSPPIHQKHHLNKVHEDWIKGSILMMTSYIAWCTWFILQAKIIKFYPAQMSLITLMCFAASLQSGVAALIFERKLSAWALGWNLQLLTVVYAGIVISVLAYCMQMWCIGKKGPVFVAMFSPVVLLIVAILSPAVLDEQLYSGSLEGGILVVVGLYTVLWGKKRDMKDDGKLLPMESLPESISNEVKQGSMQSKEREHINII from the exons ATGATTTTCTTGCTTGCTCTATGTGG GACAACTATCCAACAAAATCTCTACTTGGCAGGACTGAAATATGCTTCTCCAACATTTGGATCTGCGTTAGGGAATGTCATTCCTGCAATGACCTTTGTCATGGCTGTTTTGTTCAG ATTGGAAAAAGTTAGGATCAAAACCCGGGCAGGACAAGCAAAGGTTTTGGGTACCTTGATCTGCACAATTGGAGCATTAGTTATGACTGTGTACAAGGGTTCTGTTATACCCAAGCTCTGGTCTCCTCCTATTCATCAAAAGCACCATCTTAATAAAGTTCACGAGGATTGGATAAAAGGTTCTATTCTAATGATGACCAGCTATATTGCATGGTGCACATGGTTtattcttcag GCTAAAATCATAAAGTTTTATCCGGCTCAAATGTCACTGATAACGTTGATGTGTTTTGCTGCCTCACTGCAATCAGGCGTGGCAGCCTTAATTTTTGAACGAAAGCTTTCTGCCTGGGCTTTGGGCTGGAACCTTCAACTATTGACTGTTGTCTATGCT GGAATAGTGATTTCAGTGCTTGCATACTGCATGCAAATGTGGTGCATCGGCAAAAAAGGGCCAGTTTTTGTAGCTATGTTCTCTCCTGTAGTCTTGCTAATAGTTGCCATTTTGTCACCTGCTGTTCTAGATGAACAACTGTATTCTGGAAG TCTAGAAGGAGGGATTTTGGTTGTTGTAGGTCTTTATACAGTGCTATGGGGGAAGAAGAGGGATATGAAGGATGATGGTAAGCTGCTACCAATGGAAAGTCTACCAGAAAGTATCTCAAATGAGGTCAAACAAGGATCCATGCAATCAAAGGAAAGAGAGCATATAAATATCATATGA